One window of Dyadobacter sandarakinus genomic DNA carries:
- a CDS encoding CusA/CzcA family heavy metal efflux RND transporter — protein sequence MLNKIIRFSVENKLVIGMFMVLWISYGIFELTRLPIDAVPDITNNQVQVITTAPALGAEDVERLITFPIEQAMSNIPGLKESRSLSRFGLSVITIVFEDEADVYWARQQVSERLAQVDINENANKPELAPVSTGLGEIYQYVLKPAKGYEKKYSLADLRTTQDWLVRRQLLGTPGVADVSTFGGELKQYEVAVNPGRLKAMNLTISDVFTALHRNNQNTGGAYLEKGPSVLYIRSLGLAGSIEDIGQIVVKTSAGGTPVLISHVADVRLGSAIRYGALTLAGEGEVAGGIVMMLKGGNSSEVIKNVKARITEIRKTLPRGMVIEPFLDRTKMVSHAIGTVERNLLEGALIVVAVLVIFLGNLRAGLIVASVIPLSMLFAVTMMNTFGVSGNLMSLGALDFGLIVDGAVIIVEAILHHLYFSSKYTGLEKISQGKMNKEVIHSASRMMNAAVFGQIIILIVYLPILSLSGIEGKMFKPMAQTVAFAILGAFILSLTYVPMISSLVISRKVVHKPNISDRIMARLESIYSRLLMRAMHIKKWVAGAAFAMFGIAVWMFLQMGGEFIPQLEEGDFAVETRLLVGTNLSTTVEAIKRVSETIERKYPEVTQVVSRIGSAEIPTDPMPIEAGDMIIVLKDKSEWTSAKTFPELAEKMAATAQEVVPGITTGFQYPVQMRFNELMTGAKQDVVCKIFGEDLDKLAAYAAQLGEIAKTVEGTADWYVEKVTGMPQIVIEYNRGEIAKYGLNVDDINTTVNAAFAGAAAGRIYEGEKSFDLVVRIGEEGRKSIQDVENLPISTPTGIQIPLYQVARIAEIEGPNQVQRENARRRIVVGFNVRGRDVQSIVEELQQKVSARMRFEPGYSVTYGGAFENLQQAKARLGIAVPVALLLIFVMLYFAFSSVREGALIYTAIPLSAIGGIFALAARGMPFSISAGVGFIALFGVAVLNGIVLISEFNRIKKEGEFASPLDLVLTGTRNRLRPVLMTASVASLGFLPMAMSNGAGAEVQRPLATVVIGGLVTATLLTLFVLPALYLLFEQKGSKSGPAGKVAVMLLFLLGAPAVHAQTRIVSIEEAVEKAVQQNQQVQGSRLAQRAAEQLRSSSFDMPKTLVSADYGKFNSNYQDSRIGISQTFSWPAVYSSQRKVLQSDYLAAQAQVRLTEQDVRARTRELFYEYAVLKEKERLLMYSDSIFGLLQRRSELRFQKGETNVLERTTAATQQQQIANQLELLQKDLAIVLREFNLVLGGGEERIPGIVSPKINLPVTTADTTAAHLPAVELAGLQTQALFFRYKTEKARQLPDITLGYNNQSLRGYQTIGGQDVYFGPGKRFSYVNAGISIPLFFKAQSARAAAAKTDYERGRKQAEWVERQTQAGLRIAAGQVEKFTLNLQYYETRALENATVILTTADRQFQAGEIDYLQWVILAGQAISIRNEYVNALGAYNQAVIQLLRLNNL from the coding sequence ATGCTGAACAAAATCATCCGGTTCTCCGTAGAGAACAAGCTGGTGATCGGAATGTTTATGGTGCTGTGGATATCCTACGGTATTTTTGAACTGACCCGGTTGCCCATTGACGCCGTACCTGATATTACCAATAATCAGGTGCAGGTGATCACTACCGCGCCTGCCCTGGGCGCCGAAGACGTGGAGCGTCTCATTACTTTTCCGATTGAGCAGGCGATGAGCAACATCCCCGGCCTGAAAGAAAGCCGCAGCCTGTCGCGTTTCGGACTGTCGGTCATCACCATCGTGTTTGAAGACGAAGCCGACGTATACTGGGCCCGCCAGCAGGTGAGCGAGCGGCTGGCACAGGTCGATATCAATGAAAATGCCAATAAGCCCGAGCTGGCCCCAGTATCCACCGGACTGGGCGAAATTTACCAGTACGTGCTCAAACCGGCGAAAGGGTACGAGAAAAAGTACAGCCTGGCCGACCTGCGTACTACCCAGGACTGGCTTGTAAGGCGCCAGTTGCTGGGTACTCCGGGTGTGGCGGACGTATCTACCTTCGGGGGCGAACTCAAGCAGTACGAAGTGGCCGTAAATCCTGGACGGCTCAAAGCCATGAACCTGACCATCAGCGATGTATTTACGGCCCTGCACCGCAATAACCAGAACACCGGCGGCGCCTACCTTGAAAAAGGTCCCTCGGTTTTGTATATCCGCAGTCTGGGTCTGGCCGGGTCCATCGAGGATATTGGTCAGATCGTTGTCAAAACCAGCGCAGGCGGCACACCGGTGCTGATCAGCCACGTGGCCGACGTTCGCCTGGGCTCCGCGATCCGTTACGGAGCACTTACGCTGGCCGGAGAGGGCGAGGTGGCAGGCGGGATTGTTATGATGCTCAAAGGCGGCAACTCCTCGGAAGTGATCAAAAACGTGAAAGCCCGGATCACTGAGATCCGTAAAACGCTCCCGCGAGGCATGGTGATCGAGCCATTTCTGGATCGCACCAAAATGGTGAGCCACGCTATAGGAACCGTGGAGCGGAACCTGCTGGAGGGGGCGCTCATTGTGGTGGCGGTACTGGTTATTTTCCTGGGCAACCTGCGCGCAGGGCTCATTGTGGCTTCGGTTATTCCATTGTCGATGCTCTTTGCGGTGACCATGATGAATACCTTCGGCGTGAGCGGCAACCTGATGAGCCTGGGTGCACTGGATTTCGGGCTGATCGTGGATGGTGCCGTGATCATCGTAGAGGCCATTCTGCACCACCTCTATTTTTCCAGTAAATACACCGGCCTTGAAAAGATTTCACAGGGGAAAATGAACAAGGAAGTGATCCACTCGGCTTCGCGCATGATGAATGCGGCGGTTTTCGGGCAGATCATCATCCTGATCGTGTACCTGCCGATCCTATCGCTTTCCGGTATTGAGGGTAAAATGTTCAAGCCCATGGCGCAGACCGTGGCTTTCGCAATCCTTGGCGCCTTTATACTTTCACTTACCTACGTGCCCATGATCAGTTCACTGGTGATCAGCCGCAAAGTGGTGCATAAGCCCAATATTTCGGACCGGATCATGGCCAGGCTGGAAAGCATTTACAGCCGCTTGCTTATGCGGGCCATGCATATCAAAAAATGGGTGGCGGGCGCTGCGTTTGCAATGTTCGGAATTGCCGTATGGATGTTCCTGCAAATGGGCGGAGAGTTTATCCCCCAGCTGGAAGAAGGTGACTTTGCCGTGGAAACCCGCCTGCTGGTCGGTACCAACCTCAGCACCACCGTAGAGGCGATCAAACGCGTTTCGGAAACCATTGAGCGCAAGTACCCCGAGGTAACGCAGGTAGTGTCCCGGATCGGCAGTGCCGAAATCCCCACCGATCCCATGCCCATCGAAGCGGGTGACATGATCATTGTGCTGAAAGACAAATCGGAATGGACCAGCGCAAAAACCTTTCCCGAGCTGGCCGAAAAAATGGCAGCTACTGCCCAGGAAGTGGTTCCGGGAATTACTACCGGGTTTCAGTATCCGGTACAAATGCGCTTCAACGAGCTGATGACGGGTGCCAAGCAGGATGTAGTCTGTAAAATTTTCGGGGAAGACCTCGACAAGCTTGCGGCCTACGCTGCCCAGCTAGGCGAAATTGCGAAGACCGTGGAGGGTACTGCCGACTGGTACGTTGAAAAAGTAACCGGAATGCCCCAGATCGTGATCGAATACAACCGGGGTGAAATTGCCAAGTACGGCCTCAATGTGGATGACATCAATACCACCGTCAATGCTGCCTTTGCAGGCGCAGCGGCAGGGCGGATTTATGAAGGCGAAAAGAGCTTTGACCTGGTGGTCAGGATCGGAGAAGAGGGCCGAAAAAGCATTCAGGATGTCGAGAACCTTCCCATTTCCACTCCCACGGGTATTCAGATCCCCCTGTACCAGGTAGCCCGCATCGCCGAAATCGAGGGCCCCAACCAGGTGCAGCGCGAAAATGCCCGTCGGCGGATCGTGGTAGGATTTAACGTGCGCGGGCGGGATGTACAATCCATTGTGGAAGAACTACAGCAGAAAGTGTCCGCCCGGATGCGGTTTGAGCCGGGGTACTCGGTTACATACGGGGGAGCGTTTGAAAACCTGCAGCAGGCAAAAGCGAGGCTGGGCATAGCGGTACCCGTGGCATTGCTGCTGATTTTCGTGATGCTCTACTTTGCCTTCTCGTCGGTGCGGGAGGGAGCGCTGATCTACACGGCCATTCCGCTTTCGGCCATCGGCGGCATTTTTGCACTCGCAGCCCGCGGGATGCCTTTCAGCATTTCGGCAGGCGTGGGCTTTATCGCATTGTTCGGCGTAGCAGTACTTAACGGGATTGTGCTCATCTCTGAATTTAACCGTATCAAAAAAGAAGGCGAATTTGCCAGTCCGCTGGACCTTGTACTCACCGGGACACGCAACCGCCTACGCCCGGTACTGATGACTGCCTCCGTAGCCTCGCTGGGATTCCTGCCGATGGCGATGAGCAACGGAGCGGGTGCAGAGGTACAAAGACCGCTTGCCACGGTCGTGATCGGAGGACTTGTGACGGCTACCCTGCTGACACTTTTTGTACTTCCGGCTCTGTATTTGTTGTTTGAACAAAAAGGCAGCAAGTCAGGCCCGGCGGGAAAGGTGGCGGTCATGCTGCTGTTTTTACTCGGTGCCCCGGCGGTTCACGCGCAAACCCGTATTGTCAGCATCGAAGAGGCGGTGGAAAAAGCAGTGCAGCAAAACCAGCAGGTGCAGGGTTCCAGGCTGGCCCAAAGGGCTGCCGAGCAACTGCGGTCGTCGTCCTTCGATATGCCCAAAACGCTTGTGAGTGCCGACTATGGCAAGTTCAACAGCAACTACCAGGATTCGCGTATCGGCATCAGCCAGACTTTTAGCTGGCCCGCAGTGTACAGCAGCCAGCGGAAGGTATTACAGTCCGACTACCTGGCGGCCCAGGCGCAGGTGCGCCTTACCGAGCAGGACGTACGTGCCAGAACCCGGGAGCTATTCTACGAGTATGCGGTTTTAAAAGAAAAAGAAAGGCTGCTGATGTATTCTGACAGTATTTTCGGACTTCTGCAGCGGCGGTCGGAGCTGCGTTTTCAGAAAGGTGAAACCAATGTGCTGGAAAGGACCACAGCCGCAACCCAGCAGCAGCAGATTGCCAATCAGCTTGAACTGCTTCAAAAAGACCTCGCGATCGTGTTGCGTGAGTTTAACCTGGTATTGGGCGGAGGCGAAGAGCGGATACCCGGCATTGTATCTCCCAAAATCAACCTTCCTGTAACAACGGCAGACACCACGGCCGCCCACCTGCCGGCTGTTGAGCTTGCCGGTTTGCAGACCCAGGCTTTATTTTTCAGGTATAAAACGGAAAAAGCACGCCAGCTGCCGGACATCACGCTCGGCTACAACAATCAGAGCCTGAGGGGTTATCAGACGATAGGCGGGCAGGATGTGTATTTTGGTCCGGGTAAGAGGTTCAGCTACGTGAATGCGGGTATCAGCATTCCCCTGTTTTTCAAGGCACAGTCGGCAAGGGCCGCTGCTGCCAAAACCGACTATGAGCGGGGCCGGAAGCAGGCGGAGTGGGTAGAGCGGCAAACGCAGGCCGGGCTGAGGATTGCCGCTGGTCAGGTAGAAAAGTTTACCCTCAACCTGCAGTACTACGAAACCCGGGCACTCGAGAATGCCACCGTGATCCTCACCACGGCCGACCGCCAGTTCCAGGCAGGCGAGATTGATTACCTGCAATGGGTGATCCTGGCCGGGCAGGCGATCAGTATCCGGAATGAATATGTGAATGCACTTGGTGCCTATAACCAGGCTGTCATACAGCTTCTCAGACTGAACAACTTATAA
- a CDS encoding nitrate reductase, with product MPPLKTSHKSTCCYCGVGCGVVVSRGNNGELTVEGDKTHPSSKGMLCSKGMNLHYTVMDQSDRLLHPQMRLSRGAPMQEVSWDTALERVARVFQTFIRKYGPDSVAFYVSGQCLTEEYYLINKLIKGFIGTNNIDTNSRLCMSSAVVGYKMSLGEDCVPVCYDDIEAADTFLVTGANPAWCHPIIWRRVEAHKAANPGVKIICVDPRRTDTARSADLHLPLRPGTDIVLHHAVGRLLIENGHVDPSFIREHTDGFEAYRQKVMERSTEEAAAICGVELAALLQAAEWIGQARGFLSLWTMGLNQSVIGVDKNLSLINLHLITGQIGKPGSGPFSLTGQPNAMGGRETGGLASLLPGHREVSNAAHRQYMETFWNTPASIAPAPGLTATEMFAALAEDRLKAIWIINTNPMVSMPDMHAVEQAMTKARFVVVQDVSDRADTVRFADVVLPAAAWLEKEGTMTNAERRITHLPKVLDAPGNALPDAEIICRFAAKMGFENAFSYPHISAVYEEYVQCTAGTHIDVSGVSYSELDKQRSIQWPFPAGMKGEERSGTSRLFEDHLFYTKNQKAQLHAVADENASEPADADFPLVLTTGRIRDQWHTMTKTGRVARLNKHIPKPVLQINPQDARERGITDGRLVAVTGRRGQVTVHAQLTADVRPGLVFLPMHWGKMLESDALRTNNLTSSLVDPKSKEPDFKFTAVEVAVFEKPSEKIIVIGAGSAGLGFINAYRERNSRDEIHVFSKEIYPFYNRVLLPDYISGAQPWEQLVKLREDQFAGHGIIVHKGISIRHIDRKNKVVVDSDGHEHTYDKLILGMGSTAMMPKGVPPLPGIFNMRSRLDADALAPFLKQADPHAVIVGGGILGLELAAAFRQMQVRVSVVQRSGRLMERQLDPFASELLYRELLDRGIEVYFHDEVSTYTGSTALEGIILKSRRQIRCQVVVLAVGTVPAIGLAQEAGLACKRGVVVDDYLRTSDPDIYAAGEIAEWKGSMWGITLAAEQQAGVIATHLAGEVAEPFRGSISMNILKMEGLHLCSMGLTEAPAGDPSYEQIVFMDEAKRYYKKCIVHRDKLVGAILIGDKNEFAEFRELIGSGTELSEKRLQLLRSSAQADPMEGRLICSCNHVGEGNLEKAIAGGCRDFQALCGKTGAGTGCGSCRPEVRAVLEKALETTCV from the coding sequence ATCCCGCCCTTGAAAACCTCCCACAAATCCACCTGCTGCTACTGCGGCGTCGGCTGCGGCGTTGTGGTCAGCCGCGGAAATAATGGTGAACTGACCGTTGAAGGTGACAAAACGCACCCTTCCAGCAAGGGCATGCTTTGCTCCAAGGGAATGAACCTGCATTACACGGTCATGGACCAGTCCGACCGCCTGCTGCATCCGCAGATGCGCCTGAGCCGGGGTGCACCCATGCAGGAGGTAAGCTGGGATACGGCGCTGGAACGTGTTGCCCGGGTTTTCCAGACCTTTATACGTAAATACGGCCCCGACTCGGTAGCCTTTTATGTTTCCGGGCAGTGCCTGACGGAAGAGTACTACCTGATCAACAAGCTCATCAAGGGTTTCATCGGAACCAACAACATCGACACCAATTCCCGCCTGTGCATGAGCTCGGCGGTGGTGGGGTATAAAATGTCGCTCGGCGAAGACTGTGTGCCCGTTTGCTATGACGACATTGAGGCAGCCGATACCTTTCTGGTCACCGGTGCCAATCCTGCCTGGTGCCACCCGATCATCTGGCGGAGGGTGGAAGCCCACAAAGCCGCAAATCCCGGTGTGAAGATCATCTGTGTCGATCCGCGGCGTACGGACACGGCCCGCTCGGCCGATCTGCATCTGCCGCTCCGGCCGGGTACCGATATTGTGCTCCACCACGCAGTCGGGCGGCTGCTGATTGAAAATGGGCATGTGGACCCCTCTTTTATCCGGGAGCATACCGATGGGTTTGAAGCCTACCGGCAGAAAGTAATGGAAAGAAGCACCGAAGAGGCCGCTGCCATTTGCGGCGTGGAACTTGCCGCTCTTTTGCAGGCGGCAGAGTGGATCGGCCAGGCCAGGGGATTCCTGTCATTATGGACCATGGGACTCAATCAGTCTGTTATCGGGGTTGATAAAAACCTGTCGCTGATAAACCTGCACCTGATTACCGGCCAGATCGGGAAGCCCGGCAGCGGACCATTTTCACTGACCGGACAGCCCAATGCCATGGGCGGCCGTGAAACCGGTGGGCTGGCCAGTCTGCTCCCCGGCCACCGCGAAGTAAGCAATGCAGCGCACCGGCAGTATATGGAAACATTCTGGAATACGCCCGCCTCCATAGCCCCTGCACCCGGACTGACGGCTACGGAGATGTTTGCAGCGCTTGCCGAGGACCGGCTCAAAGCCATATGGATCATCAATACCAACCCCATGGTGAGCATGCCCGATATGCATGCCGTGGAGCAGGCCATGACCAAAGCGCGGTTTGTGGTTGTGCAGGACGTATCAGACCGGGCGGACACCGTGCGATTTGCAGATGTGGTACTTCCCGCCGCGGCCTGGCTTGAAAAAGAAGGTACGATGACCAATGCAGAGCGGCGGATCACGCATTTGCCCAAAGTACTGGATGCACCGGGCAATGCGCTGCCGGATGCCGAGATCATCTGCCGGTTTGCGGCCAAAATGGGCTTTGAAAATGCATTCAGCTATCCACACATTTCAGCGGTATATGAGGAGTATGTGCAATGTACGGCAGGTACCCACATAGACGTGAGCGGGGTAAGTTACTCAGAGCTGGACAAGCAGCGAAGCATACAGTGGCCTTTTCCGGCAGGGATGAAAGGGGAGGAGCGGAGCGGTACCAGCCGGCTTTTTGAAGACCATCTTTTTTATACAAAAAACCAGAAAGCGCAGCTGCACGCCGTAGCTGACGAAAATGCCTCCGAACCAGCCGACGCAGACTTTCCGCTCGTACTCACTACCGGCCGCATCCGCGACCAGTGGCATACCATGACCAAAACAGGCCGGGTTGCCAGGCTGAACAAGCACATCCCGAAACCGGTGCTGCAGATCAATCCGCAGGATGCCCGGGAGCGAGGCATTACAGACGGCCGGCTTGTGGCGGTGACAGGCAGGCGCGGACAAGTGACCGTGCACGCTCAGCTCACCGCCGATGTACGGCCGGGCCTGGTGTTTTTGCCTATGCATTGGGGTAAAATGCTGGAAAGTGATGCGCTGCGGACCAACAATCTGACCAGCAGCCTGGTAGATCCTAAGTCGAAAGAGCCGGATTTTAAATTTACTGCGGTGGAAGTGGCGGTTTTTGAAAAGCCATCTGAAAAGATTATTGTGATCGGGGCGGGATCGGCCGGGCTGGGATTTATCAATGCATACCGCGAGCGCAACAGCCGGGATGAGATACATGTTTTTTCAAAAGAGATCTATCCTTTTTACAACCGCGTGCTCCTGCCTGACTATATCAGCGGTGCACAGCCCTGGGAGCAGCTCGTCAAACTCAGGGAAGATCAGTTTGCCGGTCATGGCATTATAGTGCATAAAGGTATCTCCATCCGGCATATTGACCGTAAAAACAAGGTGGTGGTGGACAGCGACGGGCACGAGCATACCTATGACAAGCTCATCCTGGGCATGGGAAGCACTGCCATGATGCCCAAAGGGGTACCGCCGCTGCCGGGCATTTTCAACATGCGCTCGCGCCTGGACGCCGATGCCCTTGCTCCCTTTCTGAAGCAAGCCGATCCGCATGCCGTGATCGTGGGAGGAGGCATACTCGGCCTCGAACTGGCGGCTGCTTTCCGGCAAATGCAGGTGCGCGTGTCGGTAGTGCAGCGGAGCGGTCGCCTGATGGAGCGGCAGCTGGACCCGTTTGCCAGCGAGCTGCTGTACCGTGAGCTGCTCGACCGCGGTATTGAGGTTTACTTTCATGACGAAGTATCTACGTACACCGGAAGCACTGCGCTGGAAGGCATTATCCTGAAATCGCGCCGACAGATCCGCTGCCAGGTGGTTGTCCTGGCAGTTGGCACGGTACCGGCGATCGGGCTTGCACAGGAGGCCGGGCTGGCGTGCAAGCGGGGGGTGGTTGTGGACGATTACCTCCGAACCTCCGACCCTGACATTTACGCCGCAGGAGAAATTGCCGAATGGAAAGGTTCGATGTGGGGCATTACCCTGGCAGCAGAGCAGCAGGCGGGCGTGATTGCCACGCACCTGGCCGGCGAAGTGGCGGAACCTTTCCGTGGCAGTATTTCCATGAACATCCTGAAAATGGAAGGCCTGCACCTGTGCAGCATGGGGCTGACCGAAGCACCTGCCGGCGATCCGTCGTACGAGCAGATCGTGTTTATGGATGAAGCCAAACGCTATTATAAAAAATGCATTGTACACCGCGACAAGCTTGTGGGCGCCATTCTGATCGGGGACAAAAATGAGTTTGCCGAGTTCAGGGAGCTGATCGGGTCCGGTACCGAGCTGTCGGAAAAAAGACTTCAGCTGCTGCGATCCAGTGCGCAGGCCGACCCCATGGAAGGCAGGCTCATCTGCTCCTGCAACCATGTTGGGGAGGGGAACCTTGAAAAAGCCATAGCCGGCGGGTGCCGCGATTTTCAGGCCTTGTGCGGAAAGACGGGAGCAGGTACGGGCTGCGGCTCGTGCCGGCCCGAAGTCAGGGCGGTTCTGGAAAAAGCATTGGAGACAACATGCGTCTGA
- a CDS encoding efflux RND transporter periplasmic adaptor subunit yields the protein MKTYLLTALTCLLLACSGKPENEAKEAEKEAPETAAETTTVTFTSSQLTNAGVQVGTPQVEQVSGMLSLQGKIDVPPQSTISLSFPLGGYLKSTRMLPGMHVSKGQVLAELEDMQFIQLQQDYLTAKEKFELAESEFKRQQDLNASKASSDKVFQQARSEMEMQRILMSALARKLEVIGIRPERLQPESISKTVAILSPINGFVSKVNVNVGKYTAPTDMLFELVDPSDIHLSLSVFEKDLNALSIGQHVTAYTNDEPGRKYDAEIILISKSLDQDRMAEVHCHFEKYSSRLVPGMFMNGQVSVKSKRALTVPEEAVVRWENKYYVFLDQGAGKFEMLEVKPGSADRGIQQIEAPELTAATRLVVRNAYALLLKIRNTDEEEG from the coding sequence ATGAAAACATACCTATTGACCGCGCTCACCTGCCTGCTGCTGGCATGCTCAGGCAAACCGGAAAATGAAGCGAAGGAGGCAGAAAAAGAGGCACCGGAAACGGCTGCTGAGACTACAACGGTCACATTTACATCCAGCCAGCTTACCAATGCAGGCGTGCAAGTAGGCACGCCGCAGGTAGAGCAGGTGAGCGGCATGCTCAGTCTGCAGGGTAAAATCGATGTTCCGCCCCAGAGTACCATCAGCCTCAGCTTTCCCCTGGGCGGCTACCTGAAATCGACCCGCATGCTGCCGGGAATGCATGTCTCCAAAGGACAGGTACTGGCCGAGCTGGAAGATATGCAGTTTATACAGTTGCAGCAGGATTACCTGACCGCCAAGGAAAAGTTTGAACTGGCGGAAAGTGAATTTAAGCGTCAGCAGGATCTGAATGCCAGCAAGGCCAGCAGTGACAAGGTTTTTCAGCAGGCCAGGTCGGAGATGGAAATGCAGCGCATTCTCATGAGTGCGCTCGCCCGCAAGCTCGAAGTGATCGGCATCCGGCCGGAGCGCCTGCAGCCCGAAAGCATTTCAAAAACGGTGGCCATACTTTCGCCCATCAACGGATTTGTTTCCAAGGTAAATGTGAATGTAGGCAAGTACACGGCGCCCACCGACATGCTGTTCGAGCTGGTCGATCCGAGCGACATCCACCTTTCGCTGAGCGTCTTTGAAAAAGACCTGAATGCATTGTCTATCGGGCAGCATGTGACTGCCTATACCAACGACGAACCCGGCCGCAAGTACGATGCCGAGATCATCCTGATCAGTAAAAGCCTCGACCAGGACCGCATGGCGGAGGTACACTGCCATTTTGAAAAATACAGCTCCCGCCTCGTACCGGGTATGTTTATGAACGGACAGGTATCCGTCAAAAGCAAGCGTGCACTCACCGTTCCCGAGGAGGCGGTTGTGCGATGGGAAAACAAGTACTATGTTTTCCTAGACCAGGGCGCCGGCAAGTTCGAAATGTTAGAAGTGAAACCGGGTTCTGCCGACCGGGGCATTCAGCAGATAGAAGCACCGGAACTGACGGCCGCTACCCGCCTGGTGGTACGGAATGCCTATGCATTGCTGCTGAAGATCAGGAATACGGACGAAGAGGAAGGGTAG
- a CDS encoding nitrate reductase associated protein → MIAADLAPRYFEFEQEFAASLRCIPMIVRYKLDACRVKMQLADWVKCSFAQKEQLACMPCSDPDDVLVYKNYLTNLIEKQSGYAPKMLAHIADSWNDLSQVPAEVAEKAADWACPVPHLHQWQYLDVLERFALVKLSRSGHEGKNFPAACREFGLLPVGAAH, encoded by the coding sequence ATGATCGCTGCCGACCTTGCACCCCGCTATTTTGAATTTGAACAGGAATTTGCGGCCAGCCTGCGCTGTATTCCGATGATCGTGCGCTACAAGCTCGATGCGTGCCGCGTGAAAATGCAGCTTGCGGACTGGGTGAAATGCAGTTTTGCACAAAAAGAACAGCTGGCCTGCATGCCCTGCAGTGATCCTGACGACGTGCTGGTGTACAAAAACTATTTAACAAACCTGATCGAGAAACAGTCGGGTTACGCTCCCAAAATGCTTGCGCACATTGCTGACAGCTGGAACGACCTCTCCCAGGTACCCGCGGAAGTGGCGGAAAAAGCCGCCGACTGGGCTTGTCCGGTTCCGCACCTGCACCAGTGGCAGTACCTGGATGTGCTCGAACGGTTTGCATTGGTCAAGCTGAGCCGGTCCGGGCACGAGGGCAAAAACTTTCCTGCCGCCTGCCGTGAATTTGGGTTGTTGCCGGTTGGTGCGGCACATTAA
- a CDS encoding rubredoxin: MRDYYQLKINLPGGRVSPGTLRDLLIAARGCDVRQVRFGARQQLLMTVHYEDTRRLEQELRKLGAFFETQTDRFPNIISSYCGEGVFRSGSWLDAQAYHTVLDSFDFQPGVKINLSDAAQSFTPFFTGNLNFISSPEPHFWYLYVRPKQQNQVYRWRELVYSPEIGKLSAALEATVLAGGEWNDDLVFEQIKKNTPYVAQPVVQELELPSFSLPYYEGFNRYDARTWLGLYRRNEDFPIDFLIDVCSLCMKTRVGELCTTPWKSLVVKGIEDQHREQWSNILGKHNINVRHAASELAWQTEDHHQEGLTLKTHLIRYFEKQDMRTFGLCFGIQTRPKSEVFGSVLIKKRPLLRLGTINFFCVYDIFYTENFNPNSRTLVPFEIGLFRMHLAGQLERLCRRFSNQRSREVLEAAVAENEQQKNEAGKTPSLYECTDCLTVYDSALGDVLGGIAPGVAFGSLPPAWCCPTCDAPKSAFKLVIQPIQTILS, translated from the coding sequence ATGAGAGACTACTATCAGCTCAAAATAAACCTGCCCGGCGGCAGGGTGTCGCCCGGTACGCTGCGCGACCTGCTCATCGCGGCCCGCGGGTGCGACGTACGCCAGGTCCGCTTCGGTGCCCGGCAGCAACTGCTCATGACGGTACATTATGAAGACACGCGCCGGCTCGAACAGGAGCTGCGGAAGCTGGGCGCTTTCTTTGAGACCCAGACTGACCGTTTTCCCAACATCATCAGCTCGTACTGCGGCGAAGGCGTGTTCCGGTCGGGGTCGTGGCTGGATGCGCAGGCTTACCATACCGTACTCGACAGCTTTGATTTTCAGCCCGGCGTGAAAATCAATCTTTCGGATGCCGCCCAAAGCTTTACCCCTTTTTTTACGGGAAATCTAAATTTTATTTCTTCCCCCGAACCTCATTTCTGGTACCTGTATGTCCGCCCGAAGCAGCAAAATCAGGTGTACAGGTGGCGTGAGCTCGTGTATAGTCCCGAGATCGGCAAGCTTTCGGCTGCATTGGAAGCGACAGTGCTGGCAGGTGGGGAGTGGAATGACGATCTTGTTTTTGAACAAATAAAAAAGAACACGCCCTATGTTGCCCAGCCTGTGGTCCAGGAGCTGGAACTTCCCTCATTTTCACTCCCTTACTACGAAGGATTTAACCGGTACGATGCGCGCACCTGGCTCGGGTTGTACCGCAGAAATGAAGATTTCCCCATCGATTTCCTGATCGACGTATGTTCACTTTGTATGAAAACCCGGGTCGGGGAGCTCTGTACTACCCCATGGAAATCGCTCGTCGTCAAGGGGATCGAAGACCAGCACCGGGAACAATGGAGCAATATCCTCGGCAAGCACAACATCAACGTACGGCATGCGGCCAGTGAGCTCGCCTGGCAAACCGAGGACCATCACCAGGAGGGCCTTACCCTGAAAACGCACCTGATCCGGTATTTCGAAAAACAGGACATGCGTACCTTCGGGCTTTGTTTCGGCATTCAGACGCGCCCGAAATCGGAGGTTTTTGGCTCGGTCCTGATTAAAAAGCGCCCGCTGCTGCGGCTGGGAACAATCAATTTTTTCTGTGTGTACGATATTTTTTATACCGAAAACTTCAATCCCAACAGCCGCACGCTGGTACCTTTTGAAATCGGTTTGTTCCGTATGCATCTGGCCGGCCAGCTTGAACGCCTCTGCCGCAGGTTCAGTAACCAGCGGTCGCGAGAAGTGCTGGAAGCAGCGGTGGCTGAGAACGAGCAGCAGAAAAATGAAGCCGGCAAAACCCCCAGCCTGTATGAATGCACCGACTGCCTGACGGTATATGATTCTGCACTGGGAGATGTGCTGGGCGGCATCGCACCCGGTGTTGCATTCGGGTCACTTCCGCCGGCCTGGTGCTGCCCCACCTGCGATGCGCCGAAGTCCGCATTTAAACTTGTCATTCAACCCATTCAAACCATCCTGTCATGA